The DNA region AGGGTAACAAAATAGTCAGAATCCCTGGTCATAATTACTTGTACGCCATGTTGCTGCAAAATCTCAGCAAGTTTCTTACCAATAGGCAAGATAACATCCTTTTCGCGTGCCCCCCCAATGCCAAGCGCTCCAGAATCTTTGCCACCATGTCCTGGGTCAATAATCACTACCACTCGCCCATTGGTAACTCGACGCAGTGGTTGTGTTAGTGGCTGGGAATTGGGATTGTTTGGGTCTGGGAATGGTCCCCGGTTTGGTGGTGGTAGCCCAGGTAAAGCAAAGGGGGGTCTTCCAGGGAGGGCAACAACTCGCCGAGAACCTTGTATTGGAACTAAAAGCTGGTCGCCAATCTGCTGGGGTTGCCCAAGTTGCACTCCGGCTGCTGGTTGAACTAAAACAACGACTGTGTTGGGTTGTTGGGGTTGCAGACGTACCCGAAGAATGGGGCTATTGGGAGCAAAAGTCGGGCCTGTAACTCTCTGAGCTAACTTGGCATTGGTAATTGTAACGCGGAACACACCTAAGGATCTATCCCAGGTTCCAGTGGCAGATAAAGTTTGGTCGCCTCTAATTAGCAGTTGTCTGTTATTATCAGCCAGTTGTACAGATTCAATTGTTGCTGGGGAGTTGTCGGCAGATGGTCTACTGAGAAAGGAGGGTGGTTGTGCCTGATTATCATAATTATTATTTCCAGGCAATCTGACGACGCGACTAGGTAGAACTACTAATCCACCACTGTTACTATTAGTTGCTTGCCAATTAGGGCTATTTTTATCTACCCGCAAAGTCAGGCGAACGCCAGGAGGTTGGCTTTGTAGTTGGGTAAATTCAACGCGGCTAATACCATGTTTGTTAACGGGGATATTATTCTGTTGCGTCAGACGTGGTGATAAAGATGCGTTAGAGATATCCATGAAGATGGTAGCGCGATCGCGGCTCCGAATTACCCGAATCGGAGAATTACCACCACCACTGGTGCGAATGAACAACCCATCACCTGTTACTTGTAAGTTCTCAATTTGAGTCGCCCCTCGTATAGTAGTGGCAACCCTTGAAATACTAGGTTGAGGTTCAGAGTCTGGGGTAACAACAGTGTAGGCACTTCTGGGAGATAAAGGGGGAGATGAGGCTACTCTATCCACTTCTGGTCTAGGTAATTGCACCGTCCAGCGATCGCCAGTTGTACCTACAAATTGCACTCGTTTGGGGTCTAAAGTATAGCCAGGAGTCAGTTCCACAACTATACGGGTTGTTTCTGTATCAAACTGTCCAACCCGGATCGAGCGAATTCCACCGCCCACCTGTTGGGTTAGCTGCGGACGCCCAAATGTGGTTCCTGGCAAATCAATTACCAGCCGAGTTGGATTGAAAATTAGTTGTGCCTGGGGTTGAACTGCTCCTACAGTATTAATTTCCAGCCTGTTTTGATTGGCATCAAAGCGCCAAGATTCAAGTCTCGCAGCCATTACCGGCGACGATAGCATGAAGATAGTTCCAATAGTGCTGGGTAGTAACCAATGTAATTTCACAGTTCTTTCTCCTAATTCACGTTCATGGGAGCCGTCAGCCCCTTCCGGGAAGTCAAAAGTCAAAAGTCAAAAATTTACCAAGCCCATGAATAAATTTATTTGCTCTGTACCTTTTTATTTCTGGTCAATATCTCAACTCATTGGTAAATCATCACACTGTCACCACCTAAACTTGACCTCTGATGCCTTTTCTGATTTTTTCAGATGGTATAAAGACGCGCTTAAATCAGTCACCAGGTTTCATATTGGGTCTAAATCCCCATGTGAAATTTTCCACCTTTAGAGGTAGGAATTCTGACTCCGAAGGAAGCTAGAAAACTAATAACTGATAACCGTTCACTGATAACTGTTTTTTGTTTTTCGCCATCAATGTACTAAATAGATAATTCCCATTCCTTTGAGAGGATCTAGCAAAATTTATGGGTGTTACTCCCCAATTACCTAAAAAATTTTCAAATAAAGGCTTACAAGCCAAGGGAAACTGGAAATAAATAACATTCCGAATGGTGGTAGAAATTATAAACAGACGATTATTTTACAATCAGACGGGACGGAAATTTAGGAAGAGAAGTTTCCACTGCGTAATTGGGCATGAGGGGGATGAGGGAGATGAGGAGGACGAGGGAGAATTATTGAATAAGTTTCTCCCCATTCCCCATTCCCAAAGATTAGCGATCGCTAGATTCTGGGGTTACTTCCAAATTGCCACTGTCATTTGATGCTGGCACTCTTGACTGAGGCGGTTCAATTACCAACGAGGCAGAGGAACCATCTAAAATCAGTTGGTCTGAGCCTGAATCCACAGTTTTTGGATCTGGAAATACAAATCGTAACAAAGGAGGGGCTAAAAAGGTTGTCAAGATAACCATCATGATAATTGCTGCCCCTAATGGTTTCGAGAGAGCGCCACTGGCTGCACCGACACCAGCAAACACTAATCCAACTTCTCCTCTAGGAATCATCCCTACACCGATCGCTAAACGGTTGATTTCCGGTTGACCAAACACGCTTAAGCCTGTGATTACTTTACCGAGAATGGCTACTATGATCAGGAAAGTTGCCATAATTAAACCTTCTCGATTATCGGGAATTGCTGGGTTTAAAACTCCCAAATCGGTTTTTGCGCCAACAGTTACAAAGAAAATTGGCACTAACATATCGGCAATGGGACAGACTTGCCTTTGTAGTTCTTTGCGCTTATCTGTCTCTTCTAGAACTAAACCCGCCGCAAAAGCTCCTAAAATTGCTTCTAAGTGGATGACGGCGGCAAGGTATGCCATAGCAAAAGCGAAGATGAATGCTGGTATTACTAGTCCACCGCGTGTTTTGAGTTTATCAGCGATCGCCACAAAAGATTTATTGAAAACATTCCCTAGTAGGATTGCTCCCAAAATAAAACCAGTGGCGCTGATAATCAAATAAATAACTTTGCTGACATCCACTACACCATCTTTAGCTAGGCTGGCAACTACCGCTAAAACGATGATTCCCAAAACATCGTCAATTACGGCAGCACCCAAAATAATCTGCCCTTCTTTAGAATTGAGTCGCCCCAACTCTGACAGCACTTTAGAAGTAATACCGATACTAGTGGCAGTCAAAGCCGCCCCGGCAAAAATCGCAGGTACAGCACTAATACCAAACAAAGTCATCAATCCCACAGTTCCAGCGGCAAAGGGTACTGCTACCCCCACTACTGCAACGACGGTAGCTTGGATACCAACTGCCATTAAATCTTTTAAGTTCGATTCCAAGCCGATTTCAAACAGTAGGATAATCACACCCAATTCTGCCAAAACCGAAATGACCTCAGACTGCGCTGCAAACACGGCTGGAGTAGCTTCAGGCGTTAAACCAGCAGTGATTTGAAGGAAGGACATGATCAAAGAGTTAGAACTGTCTGTGCCGCCTTCTGGAAACACTAAAAGGTGGAAAACAGAGATACCAACTACCACACCACCTACCAGTTCGCCTAAGACAGGCGGTAAACCCACTTGGTT from Nostoc commune NIES-4072 includes:
- a CDS encoding cation:proton antiporter, whose product is MHLLDPINFSFPLLATATQAADSSMVVAAVLLSLVVVYLASKVGGELSNQVGLPPVLGELVGGVVVGISVFHLLVFPEGGTDSSNSLIMSFLQITAGLTPEATPAVFAAQSEVISVLAELGVIILLFEIGLESNLKDLMAVGIQATVVAVVGVAVPFAAGTVGLMTLFGISAVPAIFAGAALTATSIGITSKVLSELGRLNSKEGQIILGAAVIDDVLGIIVLAVVASLAKDGVVDVSKVIYLIISATGFILGAILLGNVFNKSFVAIADKLKTRGGLVIPAFIFAFAMAYLAAVIHLEAILGAFAAGLVLEETDKRKELQRQVCPIADMLVPIFFVTVGAKTDLGVLNPAIPDNREGLIMATFLIIVAILGKVITGLSVFGQPEINRLAIGVGMIPRGEVGLVFAGVGAASGALSKPLGAAIIMMVILTTFLAPPLLRFVFPDPKTVDSGSDQLILDGSSASLVIEPPQSRVPASNDSGNLEVTPESSDR
- a CDS encoding N-acetylmuramoyl-L-alanine amidase, giving the protein MKLHWLLPSTIGTIFMLSSPVMAARLESWRFDANQNRLEINTVGAVQPQAQLIFNPTRLVIDLPGTTFGRPQLTQQVGGGIRSIRVGQFDTETTRIVVELTPGYTLDPKRVQFVGTTGDRWTVQLPRPEVDRVASSPPLSPRSAYTVVTPDSEPQPSISRVATTIRGATQIENLQVTGDGLFIRTSGGGNSPIRVIRSRDRATIFMDISNASLSPRLTQQNNIPVNKHGISRVEFTQLQSQPPGVRLTLRVDKNSPNWQATNSNSGGLVVLPSRVVRLPGNNNYDNQAQPPSFLSRPSADNSPATIESVQLADNNRQLLIRGDQTLSATGTWDRSLGVFRVTITNAKLAQRVTGPTFAPNSPILRVRLQPQQPNTVVVLVQPAAGVQLGQPQQIGDQLLVPIQGSRRVVALPGRPPFALPGLPPPNRGPFPDPNNPNSQPLTQPLRRVTNGRVVVIIDPGHGGKDSGALGIGGAREKDVILPIGKKLAEILQQHGVQVIMTRDSDYFVTLPGRVQLAERANADVFVSIHANSAGASRPDVNGLEVYYYDSGLDLARIVRSSILQSISTIKDRGVRRARFYVLRKSSMPSILVETGYMTGRQDMARLRTSAYQNQMAEAIARGVLQYLKRR